The genomic region TGAGGAAACTTGTTATGCTGATACGGTTGAATTAATTAAAGAAATGGAAAAAAATGGACTGGTAGCGATCAAATGACTGTTTTTGCCAGCTTAGTTACTTAAAATTACTTGGAATCTCATAGAATGATTAATTTAACTTTATTTTAGTGGTAAATTATATTATTTAATATACTCAGATTAAAAATTAAAAAAAATACTCTGAATGTTAAATCAGAGTATATTGTTCCTATGAGTTTTTTTTATGAACGGATGTTCAGGTTGATTGAAGCTGAATCATTGGATGTTAATGGGTCGTACTGAGTTTCTGCTGTTTTTGTAGCTGTATTGGTTACAGTTTGACCTCCGTAACCATTTCTTGGTCTCACTCTGATGGTTAAAGTTGCTGTTTGTCCAGAAGTAAGAGTTCCTATATTCCATACCCCCGTAGTAGAACTGTAGCTACCCTGTGAAGTGTATGTTGTTGATCTATATTGTAGTGCATATGGTAACAGATCAGTTATTTGCACTCCGGTGGCAGTGCTAGGCCCGTTGTTGGTTACTGTTATTGTTATGTAGAAGTCGTTTCCTACACGGGGTGTGTAAGTAGTGGCAGTCATTGCTACAGCAATGTCCGCAGCGTTAGGGACGGTAATGGTCAGACTTTTAGAATCATAGGCATTGGTTTCGTACTGGTCCTGTGCAGTGGTATTTGCATAACTGATAATTGATCCAACCTTGTTAACATAGGCAGTTAGGGTTAAGATTAAACTTTCACCCGGTGCTAATGTTCCAATATTCCATATTCCAGTGGCACTGTCATAATCTGTGCTACTGCTTGAAACATAATTTAATCCGGAAGGGAGTAATGCCTTAACTTTTACTCCAGTAGCATTAATAGTTCCAGTGTTTGTGGCAACAATAGTGTAAACCACATTGTCGTGGTAGTTAGGAGTGCTATTGTTTACTGTATAGTTTAAGCCAATATGTGGTGATATAATATTCCCATTACTATCAAACCAGATGGTTTTGTTGGCTATAACACTAAGAGCTTGGGCACCAGTCCAGAAGTTCTTGTAGGTTGCTCCGTTGTCTCCTTTACTTATCCTTGCATAGGAGGGATATGAATCATCGGGGTCGTTTTTCCAGTCAAGATCGCCGTAGATAAATCCGTAGGTGCTTTCATTGGTTATTATGAGGGTTACCGTGTTCACTCGGTTGGAATTCCAGTTATCACTGTGACATGGTACTTGATACCAGGTAATGTTAATTTGATTGTTGGTTATGAGGTAAGTGACACTACCAATGTGGGCCACATCAAAGTCAGCCCAGAATGGGGCTATGTAGGCTACGTATCTGTTTAACGTGTTTGATTCTGGGAGTTGGTAGTAGTATGGTCCCTGGATTGGGGCTCCTAATCCAATGGCTCCATTAACAGTGATGTAAATGGTGTTGTAGGTTTGGCCGTAGAGGGTTATGTTGAATGGTAGTGTAATGGCGGTTGTTGTTCCGTCATCTGTGTTAACAGTTCCGCTTTGAGTTCCTTCATCTGTGAATATATCGTCAGGTATTGTTCCGGTAACTGCCAGGCTAACGTTCTGGCCATTGTTGGTGTTGTTCCAGTCGTACTGGGTTTCAGCAGTTTTGTTTGCGTTATTGGTGAAGTTGCCCATTTGTGTTGCATTGGCAGTGATGTTGAGTATGGCTTTAACTCCGTTAGTTAGGGCTCCAATGGTCCACAGTCCGGTGGTTGGGTTGTATGAACTGTCGTTGTTAATCCAGTTTAAACCTCCGTTCCATGAAACTTTCCAACCGGATACTGTAAATCCAGTTGGTAGTTTACTAGTTACCTCAACGCCTGAAGCGTTATCTGGGCCGTTATTTGTGGTGTTGATGATGAAGTTCACGTTATTATTGGCAGTGGGTGTACTGTTGCTGACTGTCTGGGTTACCTCTATGTCCGCTGATTGTGGTATGTTCCAGTTAACTGGTCCTGGTAATGTGTTATTCCAGATGTCCTGATCCTGAGTGACAGTTAAGCTGTTATCGGTTATGGTTCCAGTTGCATTAATTAGGGCAGTTATTGTTAAAGTGACAGTTTCTCCATTTTGGAGGCTTCCAATGTTCCACACACCGTTAGTGTAAGATCCTTTAGTCGCACTACTTCCAATTAGAGTGATTCCAGTTGGTAAGGTGTAGTTGATGTTTACACCTGTGGCGTTGTCAGGTCCTTTGTTGGTGGCAGTGATAGTGTAAGTCACAGTGTCTTTGTAGTTAGGATTGGATGGTGTTGCGGTTTTGTTTACTTCGATATAGGCTGCTTCTGGCACGTTCAGGGTCACATTTTTAACATCATTTGAGGGGTTGTAATCAAATTGTGATCCGCCAGTCCGGTTAACGGTATTGTTAAATGAACAAGCTTCTATAACTTTGGCTATGATGGTTA from Methanobacterium sp. harbors:
- a CDS encoding DUF11 domain-containing protein: DPLTKTITWIIPYMPKGAESTPGAIAFMNVYVRALDTGVKTTNLTNTVTLVSPVYAVQPSKSYSITVPEAHDIQVDQNVTGSTNYDDTITITITATNNGPDNATGVTIKDLLPSGLEWVSNTQSSGTTYDKTTGIWYIGNFNYGNAPKTLNITVRVKTTGTIKNTAFLTAPLLPNFLDWNYDNNAQTCVIEVPAAADIGVDQTINDTTPNYLDTVTITVYGKNYGPDYATNVKITDLLSPGLEYVSHTTNHGNYTNGVWTINNLQNGEEATLTIIAKVIEACSFNNTVNRTGGSQFDYNPSNDVKNVTLNVPEAAYIEVNKTATPSNPNYKDTVTYTITATNKGPDNATGVNINYTLPTGITLIGSSATKGSYTNGVWNIGSLQNGETVTLTITALINATGTITDNSLTVTQDQDIWNNTLPGPVNWNIPQSADIEVTQTVSNSTPTANNNVNFIINTTNNGPDNASGVEVTSKLPTGFTVSGWKVSWNGGLNWINNDSSYNPTTGLWTIGALTNGVKAILNITANATQMGNFTNNANKTAETQYDWNNTNNGQNVSLAVTGTIPDDIFTDEGTQSGTVNTDDGTTTAITLPFNITLYGQTYNTIYITVNGAIGLGAPIQGPYYYQLPESNTLNRYVAYIAPFWADFDVAHIGSVTYLITNNQINITWYQVPCHSDNWNSNRVNTVTLIITNESTYGFIYGDLDWKNDPDDSYPSYARISKGDNGATYKNFWTGAQALSVIANKTIWFDSNGNIISPHIGLNYTVNNSTPNYHDNVVYTIVATNTGTINATGVKVKALLPSGLNYVSSSSTDYDSATGIWNIGTLAPGESLILTLTAYVNKVGSIISYANTTAQDQYETNAYDSKSLTITVPNAADIAVAMTATTYTPRVGNDFYITITVTNNGPSTATGVQITDLLPYALQYRSTTYTSQGSYSSTTGVWNIGTLTSGQTATLTIRVRPRNGYGGQTVTNTATKTAETQYDPLTSNDSASINLNIRS